One stretch of Streptomyces agglomeratus DNA includes these proteins:
- a CDS encoding aspartate aminotransferase family protein — MTPHVDSRAGAAVKAADRAHVFHSWSAQGLIDPLAVAGAEGSYFWDYEGNRYLDFTSGLVFTNIGYQHPKVVAAIQEQAAKLSTFAPAFAVEPRSEAARLIAERTPGDLDKIFFTNGGAEAIENAVRMARLHTGRHKVLAAYRSYHGGTTTAINLTGDPRRWASDNGTSGTVHFWAPFLYRSAFYAENEAEECARALQHLEDTIAFEGPAAIAAIVLETIPGTAGIMTPPAGYLAGVREICDRYGIVFVLDEVMAGFGRTGKWFAAEHFDVVPDLMTFAKGVNSGYVPLGGVAISGAIAETFDKRPYPGGLTYSGHPLACAAAVATIQVMEEERVVENAALIGETVIAPGLRELAERHPSIGEIRGTGMFWALDLVKDRETREPLVPYNASGADNAPMAAFGAACKKNGLWPFINMNRTHVVPPCNVTEAEAKEGLAALDIALSAADEHTTAA; from the coding sequence ATGACCCCTCATGTCGACTCCCGGGCCGGCGCGGCCGTGAAGGCCGCAGACCGCGCGCACGTGTTCCACTCCTGGTCCGCCCAGGGCCTGATCGACCCGCTCGCCGTCGCCGGCGCCGAGGGCTCGTACTTCTGGGACTACGAGGGCAACCGCTACCTCGACTTCACCAGCGGCCTCGTCTTCACCAACATCGGCTACCAGCACCCGAAGGTCGTCGCGGCGATCCAGGAGCAGGCCGCGAAGCTCTCCACCTTCGCGCCCGCCTTCGCCGTCGAGCCGCGCTCCGAGGCCGCACGCCTCATAGCCGAGCGCACCCCTGGCGACCTCGACAAGATCTTCTTCACCAACGGCGGCGCCGAGGCTATCGAGAACGCCGTCCGCATGGCCCGTCTGCACACGGGCCGCCACAAGGTGCTGGCCGCGTACCGCTCGTACCACGGAGGCACCACCACCGCGATCAACCTGACCGGCGACCCGCGCCGCTGGGCCTCCGACAACGGCACCTCGGGCACCGTCCACTTCTGGGCGCCGTTCCTCTACCGCTCGGCCTTCTACGCCGAGAACGAGGCCGAGGAGTGCGCCCGCGCGCTCCAGCACCTTGAGGACACCATCGCCTTCGAGGGGCCGGCCGCGATCGCCGCGATCGTGCTGGAGACCATCCCCGGCACGGCGGGCATCATGACGCCGCCCGCCGGCTACCTCGCCGGGGTGCGCGAGATCTGCGACCGGTACGGCATCGTCTTCGTCCTCGACGAGGTCATGGCGGGCTTCGGCCGTACGGGCAAGTGGTTCGCCGCCGAGCACTTCGACGTCGTACCGGACCTGATGACCTTCGCGAAGGGCGTCAATTCCGGTTACGTGCCGCTGGGCGGCGTCGCGATCTCCGGCGCGATCGCCGAGACCTTCGACAAGCGCCCCTACCCGGGCGGTCTCACGTACTCGGGCCACCCGCTGGCGTGCGCCGCCGCCGTCGCCACCATCCAGGTGATGGAGGAGGAGCGCGTCGTCGAGAACGCGGCGCTGATCGGCGAGACGGTGATCGCCCCCGGTCTGCGCGAGCTGGCGGAGCGACACCCGAGCATCGGCGAGATCCGCGGCACGGGCATGTTCTGGGCCCTGGACCTGGTCAAGGACCGCGAGACGCGCGAGCCGCTCGTCCCGTACAACGCCTCGGGCGCGGACAACGCCCCGATGGCGGCGTTCGGAGCGGCCTGCAAGAAGAACGGACTGTGGCCCTTCATCAACATGAACCGCACGCACGTCGTCCCGCCGTGCAACGTCACCGAGGCGGAGGCGAAGGAGGGCCTGGCCGCCCTCGACATCGCCCTGTCGGCGGCGGACGAGCACACCACCGCGGCCTGA
- a CDS encoding DJ-1/PfpI family protein yields MAGKTVHLAVYDTYADWETGHTTAFLAQNGYTVRTVAATGAPVTTMGGVRIQPDLTLDNVRPRDSALLILTGASLWDTSDDLAPFARKARAFLDAGVPVAAICGATAGLAREGLLDDRAHTSAVSFYLAATGYKGGEHYRDEDAVTDDDGLLITAGPTEPVALAREVFARLGVYEGEKLDAWYRLFHDSDPAAYEVLES; encoded by the coding sequence ATGGCAGGCAAGACCGTGCACCTCGCCGTTTACGACACCTATGCCGACTGGGAGACGGGCCACACCACCGCCTTCCTCGCCCAGAACGGCTACACCGTCAGGACCGTCGCCGCGACCGGCGCACCCGTCACGACCATGGGCGGCGTACGCATCCAGCCGGACCTCACCCTGGACAACGTACGGCCGCGGGACAGCGCGCTGCTCATCCTCACCGGCGCCTCCCTCTGGGACACCTCGGACGACCTGGCGCCCTTCGCCCGCAAGGCGCGCGCGTTCCTCGACGCGGGCGTGCCGGTCGCGGCCATCTGCGGCGCGACGGCCGGTCTGGCCCGCGAGGGACTGCTCGACGACCGCGCACACACCAGCGCCGTCTCCTTCTACCTCGCCGCCACCGGGTACAAGGGCGGCGAGCACTACCGCGACGAGGACGCCGTCACAGACGACGACGGCCTTCTGATCACGGCCGGCCCGACCGAACCCGTCGCGCTCGCCCGCGAGGTCTTCGCCCGCCTCGGTGTGTACGAGGGCGAGAAGCTCGACGCCTGGTACCGGCTGTTCCACGACTCGGACCCGGCCGCCTACGAGGTGCTGGAGTCGTGA
- a CDS encoding serine/threonine-protein kinase, which yields MDKLGPSDPQRIGAYRLLARLGAGGMGHVYLARSGRGRTVAVKLVREELAEQEEFRARFRQEVAAARRVGGQWTAPVLDADTEATVPWVATGYVAGPDLHSVISGVSSGHGPLPERSVHILGAGLAHALRDIHAAGLIHRDLKPSNILITIDGPRVIDFGIARALETVTDAAALTRTGALVGSPGFMAPEQVRGERITPACDIFCLGSVLAYAATGRLPFGTADSGIHALMYRIATEPPRLDGTPEGLQDLIRSCLHKDPAARPALDDVLARTRSGDGGDPWLPAALVARLGRHAVELLEVENPEAEVSGPPETPGPADQGAGSGGAVALPAGRGTQPATTTHHPGDPATEQTPRRGSGPAAPGPAAPGPAAPAPAPYATPTLVSPSAPSAPYIPYVPPQPSQPHTPPGGYGYPATQYAYQPPLAEPPPRSGRSTAALIAVALIVALGAGGAVYAFMNATGDHTKKTTTPPARQPAKQTPATGTASPATPAPSATPGGGAVPTGYLGTWSGSLDSDAGRSTRSLVIQQGDAGDTVLSLTADGPTQGGGTYHCVFQADLSAAPTGDGPLRIGPSRVTVGEPMSSCSPGAATEVTLLPDGRLRRVNPATGESLTYTKSG from the coding sequence ATGGACAAACTGGGACCGAGCGACCCGCAACGGATCGGCGCCTACCGGCTGCTGGCCCGGCTCGGCGCGGGCGGGATGGGGCACGTCTATCTGGCCCGCTCCGGCCGTGGCCGTACCGTCGCCGTCAAGCTGGTGCGCGAGGAACTCGCCGAGCAGGAGGAGTTCCGCGCCCGCTTCCGCCAGGAAGTGGCGGCGGCGCGGCGGGTAGGCGGCCAGTGGACGGCGCCGGTGCTGGACGCCGACACGGAAGCGACGGTCCCGTGGGTGGCCACGGGTTATGTCGCGGGCCCGGACCTCCACTCCGTGATCTCCGGCGTCTCCAGCGGCCACGGCCCGCTGCCGGAACGCTCCGTCCACATCCTGGGGGCGGGCCTCGCGCACGCGCTGCGCGACATCCACGCGGCGGGCCTCATCCACCGCGACCTGAAACCGTCCAACATCCTGATCACCATCGACGGCCCGCGCGTCATCGACTTCGGCATCGCGCGCGCCCTGGAGACGGTCACGGACGCGGCCGCCCTGACGAGGACCGGCGCCCTGGTCGGCTCCCCCGGCTTCATGGCGCCGGAACAGGTCCGGGGCGAGCGGATCACACCGGCGTGCGACATCTTCTGTCTGGGTTCGGTACTGGCGTACGCCGCGACGGGCCGCCTCCCCTTCGGCACGGCCGACAGCGGGATCCACGCGCTGATGTACCGCATCGCCACCGAACCGCCGCGGCTGGACGGGACCCCGGAGGGCCTCCAGGACCTGATCCGCTCCTGCCTGCACAAGGACCCGGCGGCGCGCCCCGCCCTCGACGACGTACTGGCGCGCACCCGGTCCGGCGACGGCGGCGATCCCTGGCTCCCGGCCGCCCTGGTGGCCCGGCTCGGGCGCCACGCCGTGGAACTCCTGGAGGTCGAGAACCCGGAGGCGGAGGTGTCCGGGCCGCCCGAGACCCCCGGCCCCGCGGACCAGGGCGCCGGGAGCGGCGGCGCCGTGGCACTCCCCGCAGGGCGTGGAACGCAACCCGCCACAACGACTCACCACCCCGGAGACCCGGCGACCGAGCAGACGCCGCGGCGCGGCAGCGGCCCGGCGGCACCCGGCCCCGCAGCCCCCGGCCCAGCGGCACCTGCCCCCGCTCCGTACGCGACGCCGACGCTGGTGTCGCCGTCCGCCCCGTCCGCCCCGTACATCCCGTACGTCCCGCCGCAGCCGTCACAGCCGCACACGCCCCCCGGCGGCTACGGCTACCCGGCCACCCAGTACGCCTACCAGCCCCCGCTCGCCGAGCCGCCGCCCCGCAGCGGCCGTTCGACCGCCGCGCTGATCGCCGTGGCGCTGATCGTCGCCCTGGGCGCGGGCGGCGCGGTGTACGCCTTCATGAACGCGACGGGCGACCACACGAAGAAGACCACCACACCGCCCGCCCGGCAGCCGGCCAAGCAGACCCCGGCGACCGGTACCGCTTCCCCCGCCACCCCGGCCCCGAGCGCCACCCCGGGCGGCGGCGCCGTACCCACCGGCTACCTCGGCACCTGGAGCGGCAGCCTCGACAGCGACGCGGGCCGCAGCACGCGCAGCCTGGTCATCCAGCAGGGAGACGCCGGCGACACCGTCCTGTCCCTCACGGCCGACGGCCCCACCCAGGGCGGCGGCACGTACCACTGCGTCTTCCAGGCGGACCTGTCCGCCGCCCCCACCGGCGACGGCCCGCTCAGGATCGGCCCGTCCCGGGTGACGGTCGGGGAGCCGATGAGTTCCTGCTCCCCGGGCGCGGCCACCGAGGTGACCCTGCTCCCCGACGGCCGCCTGCGCCGGGTGAACCCGGCCACGGGCGAGTCCCTCACGTACACGAAGTCGGGGTGA
- a CDS encoding MarR family winged helix-turn-helix transcriptional regulator, with product MSGTREQELLSRTALGTFRLNGQFLAVSEELARPAGLTAAWWQVVGAVLREPLPVAGIARTMGITRQSVQRIADLLVTKGLAEYAPNPAHRRAKLLRPTQAGRDAVRKIEPGHAALAARLRTELGEEGFAETVRVLERLSEALERVAEP from the coding sequence GTGAGCGGCACCCGTGAGCAGGAGCTGCTGAGCCGTACCGCGCTCGGCACCTTCCGCCTCAACGGCCAGTTCCTCGCCGTCTCCGAGGAACTGGCCCGCCCGGCGGGGCTGACGGCCGCCTGGTGGCAGGTCGTCGGCGCCGTCCTGCGCGAGCCCCTGCCGGTCGCCGGAATCGCCCGCACCATGGGGATCACCCGCCAGAGCGTGCAGCGCATCGCCGACCTGCTCGTGACGAAGGGACTGGCGGAGTATGCCCCGAACCCGGCCCACCGCAGGGCGAAACTCCTGCGCCCCACCCAGGCGGGACGGGACGCCGTACGGAAGATCGAGCCGGGTCACGCGGCGCTGGCCGCCCGGCTGCGGACAGAGCTGGGCGAAGAGGGATTCGCCGAGACCGTACGGGTGCTGGAGCGGCTCTCCGAAGCGCTGGAGCGGGTCGCGGAACCGTAG